Proteins encoded in a region of the Raphanus sativus cultivar WK10039 chromosome 8, ASM80110v3, whole genome shotgun sequence genome:
- the LOC108821474 gene encoding mitochondrial import inner membrane translocase subunit TIM22-4-like, with product MAAADSSAEPAAGSSGTNESVTKIEPIRMPTVEEMRAQEVWNNCAVKSVASGVMGGGLGLMMGLFMGALENPIMHDTMTGRQQFIFTAKQMGQRSWGSCKAFAVMGLVYSAAECIVEKARAKHDIVNTAIAGCVTGGAMSARGGPKAACIGCAGFATFSVLIEKFFDRHT from the exons ATGGCTGCTGCTGATTCGAGTGCTGAACCTGCTGCTGGTTCTTCGGGTACCAATGAGAGCGTTACAAAGATTGAACCGATCCGGATGCCCACCGTCGAAGAGATGAGAGCCCAAGAGGTTTGGAACAACTGTGCCGTCAAAAGTGTAGCTAGTGGAGTCATGG GGGGAGGGCTTGGGTTGATGATGGGTTTGTTCATGGGAGCATTGGAGAATCCTATTATGCATGATACGATGACTGGTAGGCAGCAGTTTAtcttcacagcaaaacaaatgggGCAAAGGAGTTGGGGTTCTTGCAAGGCATTTGCGGTTATGGGTTTGGTTTACTCTGCAGCTGAATGCATTGTCGAGaag gcaagaGCGAAGCATGACATAGTAAACACCGCTATTGCTGGATGTGTGACCGGCGGTGCAATGTCTGCCCGAG GTGGGCCAAAAGCTGCGTGTATAGGCTGCGCTGGGTTTGCAACTTTCTCAGTACTCATTGAGAAGTTCTTCGACAGGCATACGTAA
- the LOC108820829 gene encoding uncharacterized protein LOC108820829 isoform X5 — translation MDSSKRRKQILEKKKKIHDVIKRASSRLDPLSPFDSFRRYTKNDLSVYLEPGRGDRLSSSLKQHIRKLLKKNMEGFYGSDWPIQAKVKRKEMSSPDARYIFVRELRYGKAYEEGCDQIAGFVHYRFTLEEEIPVLYVYEIQLESRIQGKGLGEFLMQLIELIASKMSAVVLTVQTSNALAMTFYMSKLGYRISSISPSKTNLPVQNQLSRPSMRYFAKRLIPKLNLCWRRMTENQRKIAYQACSCIVPYSYKTEADEDFGSFDGSSYFQTKRQRNLKCESHFVLH, via the exons ATGGATTCGAGTAAACGGCGAAAG CAGAtattggagaagaagaagaagattcatgACGTCATAAAAAGAGCTTCTTCCAGACTCGATCCTCTTTCTCCCTTTGATTCCTTCCGCCGTTACACAAAAAATG ACTTATCTGTCTACTTGGAACCTGGCCGTGGAGACAGACTTTCCTCGTCCCTGAAACAACACATTCGAAAGCTCTTGAAG AAGAACATGGAAGGATTCTACGGGTCTGATTGGCCAATTCAAGCAAAGGTGAAGCGTAAGGAGATGTCTTCTCCAGACGCACGCTATATATTTGTTCGGGAGCTGCGTTATGGTAAAGCCTATGAGGAAGGGTGTGATCAGATTGCTGGATTCGTGCATTACCGGTTTACGTTAGAGGAAGAGATACCTGTCCTTTATGTGTATGAAATACAGCTGGAGTCTCGGATTCAAGGGAAAGGATTGGGAGAGTTTTTGATGCAGTTGATTGAGCTTATTGCTTCCAAG ATGAGTGCTGTCGTGCTGACTGTTCAAACATCCAATGCATTGGCAATGACTTTCTACATGAGCAAGCTAGG ATACAGAATATCAAGCATTTCACCATCAAAAACTAATCTTCCGGTACAGAAtca ACTTTCTCGGCCAAGTATGAGATACTTTGCAAAACGTTTGATTCCGAAGCTAAATCTGTGTTGGAG AAGAATGACGGAGAACCAACGAAAGATTGCGTATCAAGCATGTAGTTGTATT GTACCGTACAGTTATAAAACAGAGGCAGATGAAGACTTTGGTTCCTTCGATGGCAGTTCATACTTTCAAACCAAGAGACAGAGAAACCTGAAATGCGAAAGTCATTTTGTTTTGCATTGA
- the LOC108820829 gene encoding uncharacterized protein LOC108820829 isoform X3 codes for MDSSKRRKQILEKKKKIHDVIKRASSRLDPLSPFDSFRRYTKNDLSVYLEPGRGDRLSSSLKQHIRKLLKKNMEGFYGSDWPIQAKVKRKEMSSPDARYIFVRELRYGKAYEEGCDQIAGFVHYRFTLEEEIPVLYVYEIQLESRIQGKGLGEFLMQLIELIASKNQMSAVVLTVQTSNALAMTFYMSKLGYRISSISPSKTNLPVQNQLSRPSMRYFAKRLIPKLNLCWRMTENQRKIAYQACSCIVPYSYKTEADEDFGSFDGSSYFQTKRQRNLKCESHFVLH; via the exons ATGGATTCGAGTAAACGGCGAAAG CAGAtattggagaagaagaagaagattcatgACGTCATAAAAAGAGCTTCTTCCAGACTCGATCCTCTTTCTCCCTTTGATTCCTTCCGCCGTTACACAAAAAATG ACTTATCTGTCTACTTGGAACCTGGCCGTGGAGACAGACTTTCCTCGTCCCTGAAACAACACATTCGAAAGCTCTTGAAG AAGAACATGGAAGGATTCTACGGGTCTGATTGGCCAATTCAAGCAAAGGTGAAGCGTAAGGAGATGTCTTCTCCAGACGCACGCTATATATTTGTTCGGGAGCTGCGTTATGGTAAAGCCTATGAGGAAGGGTGTGATCAGATTGCTGGATTCGTGCATTACCGGTTTACGTTAGAGGAAGAGATACCTGTCCTTTATGTGTATGAAATACAGCTGGAGTCTCGGATTCAAGGGAAAGGATTGGGAGAGTTTTTGATGCAGTTGATTGAGCTTATTGCTTCCAAG AATCAGATGAGTGCTGTCGTGCTGACTGTTCAAACATCCAATGCATTGGCAATGACTTTCTACATGAGCAAGCTAGG ATACAGAATATCAAGCATTTCACCATCAAAAACTAATCTTCCGGTACAGAAtca ACTTTCTCGGCCAAGTATGAGATACTTTGCAAAACGTTTGATTCCGAAGCTAAATCTGTGTTGGAG AATGACGGAGAACCAACGAAAGATTGCGTATCAAGCATGTAGTTGTATT GTACCGTACAGTTATAAAACAGAGGCAGATGAAGACTTTGGTTCCTTCGATGGCAGTTCATACTTTCAAACCAAGAGACAGAGAAACCTGAAATGCGAAAGTCATTTTGTTTTGCATTGA
- the LOC108820829 gene encoding uncharacterized protein LOC108820829 isoform X1: MDSSKRRKQILEKKKKIHDVIKRASSRLDPLSPFDSFRRYTKNDLSVYLEPGRGDRLSSSLKQHIRKLLKKNMEGFYGSDWPIQAKVKRKEMSSPDARYIFVRELRYGKAYEEGCDQIAGFVHYRFTLEEEIPVLYVYEIQLESRIQGKGLGEFLMQLIELIASKNQMSAVVLTVQTSNALAMTFYMSKLGYRISSISPSKTNLPVQNQLSRPSMRYFAKRLIPKLNLCWRRMTENQRKIAYQACSCIVPYSYKTEADEDFGSFDGSSYFQTKRQRNLKCESHFVLH, translated from the exons ATGGATTCGAGTAAACGGCGAAAG CAGAtattggagaagaagaagaagattcatgACGTCATAAAAAGAGCTTCTTCCAGACTCGATCCTCTTTCTCCCTTTGATTCCTTCCGCCGTTACACAAAAAATG ACTTATCTGTCTACTTGGAACCTGGCCGTGGAGACAGACTTTCCTCGTCCCTGAAACAACACATTCGAAAGCTCTTGAAG AAGAACATGGAAGGATTCTACGGGTCTGATTGGCCAATTCAAGCAAAGGTGAAGCGTAAGGAGATGTCTTCTCCAGACGCACGCTATATATTTGTTCGGGAGCTGCGTTATGGTAAAGCCTATGAGGAAGGGTGTGATCAGATTGCTGGATTCGTGCATTACCGGTTTACGTTAGAGGAAGAGATACCTGTCCTTTATGTGTATGAAATACAGCTGGAGTCTCGGATTCAAGGGAAAGGATTGGGAGAGTTTTTGATGCAGTTGATTGAGCTTATTGCTTCCAAG AATCAGATGAGTGCTGTCGTGCTGACTGTTCAAACATCCAATGCATTGGCAATGACTTTCTACATGAGCAAGCTAGG ATACAGAATATCAAGCATTTCACCATCAAAAACTAATCTTCCGGTACAGAAtca ACTTTCTCGGCCAAGTATGAGATACTTTGCAAAACGTTTGATTCCGAAGCTAAATCTGTGTTGGAG AAGAATGACGGAGAACCAACGAAAGATTGCGTATCAAGCATGTAGTTGTATT GTACCGTACAGTTATAAAACAGAGGCAGATGAAGACTTTGGTTCCTTCGATGGCAGTTCATACTTTCAAACCAAGAGACAGAGAAACCTGAAATGCGAAAGTCATTTTGTTTTGCATTGA
- the LOC108820829 gene encoding uncharacterized protein LOC108820829 isoform X4 produces the protein MDSSKRRKQILEKKKKIHDVIKRASSRLDPLSPFDSFRRYTKNDLSVYLEPGRGDRLSSSLKQHIRKLLKNMEGFYGSDWPIQAKVKRKEMSSPDARYIFVRELRYGKAYEEGCDQIAGFVHYRFTLEEEIPVLYVYEIQLESRIQGKGLGEFLMQLIELIASKNQMSAVVLTVQTSNALAMTFYMSKLGYRISSISPSKTNLPVQNQLSRPSMRYFAKRLIPKLNLCWRRMTENQRKIAYQACSCIVPYSYKTEADEDFGSFDGSSYFQTKRQRNLKCESHFVLH, from the exons ATGGATTCGAGTAAACGGCGAAAG CAGAtattggagaagaagaagaagattcatgACGTCATAAAAAGAGCTTCTTCCAGACTCGATCCTCTTTCTCCCTTTGATTCCTTCCGCCGTTACACAAAAAATG ACTTATCTGTCTACTTGGAACCTGGCCGTGGAGACAGACTTTCCTCGTCCCTGAAACAACACATTCGAAAGCTCTTGAAG AACATGGAAGGATTCTACGGGTCTGATTGGCCAATTCAAGCAAAGGTGAAGCGTAAGGAGATGTCTTCTCCAGACGCACGCTATATATTTGTTCGGGAGCTGCGTTATGGTAAAGCCTATGAGGAAGGGTGTGATCAGATTGCTGGATTCGTGCATTACCGGTTTACGTTAGAGGAAGAGATACCTGTCCTTTATGTGTATGAAATACAGCTGGAGTCTCGGATTCAAGGGAAAGGATTGGGAGAGTTTTTGATGCAGTTGATTGAGCTTATTGCTTCCAAG AATCAGATGAGTGCTGTCGTGCTGACTGTTCAAACATCCAATGCATTGGCAATGACTTTCTACATGAGCAAGCTAGG ATACAGAATATCAAGCATTTCACCATCAAAAACTAATCTTCCGGTACAGAAtca ACTTTCTCGGCCAAGTATGAGATACTTTGCAAAACGTTTGATTCCGAAGCTAAATCTGTGTTGGAG AAGAATGACGGAGAACCAACGAAAGATTGCGTATCAAGCATGTAGTTGTATT GTACCGTACAGTTATAAAACAGAGGCAGATGAAGACTTTGGTTCCTTCGATGGCAGTTCATACTTTCAAACCAAGAGACAGAGAAACCTGAAATGCGAAAGTCATTTTGTTTTGCATTGA
- the LOC108820829 gene encoding uncharacterized protein LOC108820829 isoform X2, whose amino-acid sequence MDSSKRRKILEKKKKIHDVIKRASSRLDPLSPFDSFRRYTKNDLSVYLEPGRGDRLSSSLKQHIRKLLKKNMEGFYGSDWPIQAKVKRKEMSSPDARYIFVRELRYGKAYEEGCDQIAGFVHYRFTLEEEIPVLYVYEIQLESRIQGKGLGEFLMQLIELIASKNQMSAVVLTVQTSNALAMTFYMSKLGYRISSISPSKTNLPVQNQLSRPSMRYFAKRLIPKLNLCWRRMTENQRKIAYQACSCIVPYSYKTEADEDFGSFDGSSYFQTKRQRNLKCESHFVLH is encoded by the exons ATGGATTCGAGTAAACGGCGAAAG AtattggagaagaagaagaagattcatgACGTCATAAAAAGAGCTTCTTCCAGACTCGATCCTCTTTCTCCCTTTGATTCCTTCCGCCGTTACACAAAAAATG ACTTATCTGTCTACTTGGAACCTGGCCGTGGAGACAGACTTTCCTCGTCCCTGAAACAACACATTCGAAAGCTCTTGAAG AAGAACATGGAAGGATTCTACGGGTCTGATTGGCCAATTCAAGCAAAGGTGAAGCGTAAGGAGATGTCTTCTCCAGACGCACGCTATATATTTGTTCGGGAGCTGCGTTATGGTAAAGCCTATGAGGAAGGGTGTGATCAGATTGCTGGATTCGTGCATTACCGGTTTACGTTAGAGGAAGAGATACCTGTCCTTTATGTGTATGAAATACAGCTGGAGTCTCGGATTCAAGGGAAAGGATTGGGAGAGTTTTTGATGCAGTTGATTGAGCTTATTGCTTCCAAG AATCAGATGAGTGCTGTCGTGCTGACTGTTCAAACATCCAATGCATTGGCAATGACTTTCTACATGAGCAAGCTAGG ATACAGAATATCAAGCATTTCACCATCAAAAACTAATCTTCCGGTACAGAAtca ACTTTCTCGGCCAAGTATGAGATACTTTGCAAAACGTTTGATTCCGAAGCTAAATCTGTGTTGGAG AAGAATGACGGAGAACCAACGAAAGATTGCGTATCAAGCATGTAGTTGTATT GTACCGTACAGTTATAAAACAGAGGCAGATGAAGACTTTGGTTCCTTCGATGGCAGTTCATACTTTCAAACCAAGAGACAGAGAAACCTGAAATGCGAAAGTCATTTTGTTTTGCATTGA
- the LOC108820829 gene encoding uncharacterized protein LOC108820829 isoform X7 has protein sequence MDSSKRRKQILEKKKKIHDVIKRASSRLDPLSPFDSFRRYTKNDLSVYLEPGRGDRLSSSLKQHIRKLLKKNMEGFYGSDWPIQAKVKRKEMSSPDARYIFVRELRYGKAYEEGCDQIAGFVHYRFTLEEEIPVLYVYEIQLESRIQGKGLGEFLMQLIELIASKNQMSAVVLTVQTSNALAMTFYMSKLGYRISSISPSKTNLPTFSAKYEILCKTFDSEAKSVLENDGEPTKDCVSSM, from the exons ATGGATTCGAGTAAACGGCGAAAG CAGAtattggagaagaagaagaagattcatgACGTCATAAAAAGAGCTTCTTCCAGACTCGATCCTCTTTCTCCCTTTGATTCCTTCCGCCGTTACACAAAAAATG ACTTATCTGTCTACTTGGAACCTGGCCGTGGAGACAGACTTTCCTCGTCCCTGAAACAACACATTCGAAAGCTCTTGAAG AAGAACATGGAAGGATTCTACGGGTCTGATTGGCCAATTCAAGCAAAGGTGAAGCGTAAGGAGATGTCTTCTCCAGACGCACGCTATATATTTGTTCGGGAGCTGCGTTATGGTAAAGCCTATGAGGAAGGGTGTGATCAGATTGCTGGATTCGTGCATTACCGGTTTACGTTAGAGGAAGAGATACCTGTCCTTTATGTGTATGAAATACAGCTGGAGTCTCGGATTCAAGGGAAAGGATTGGGAGAGTTTTTGATGCAGTTGATTGAGCTTATTGCTTCCAAG AATCAGATGAGTGCTGTCGTGCTGACTGTTCAAACATCCAATGCATTGGCAATGACTTTCTACATGAGCAAGCTAGG ATACAGAATATCAAGCATTTCACCATCAAAAACTAATCTTCCG ACTTTCTCGGCCAAGTATGAGATACTTTGCAAAACGTTTGATTCCGAAGCTAAATCTGTGTTGGAG AATGACGGAGAACCAACGAAAGATTGCGTATCAAGCATGTAG
- the LOC108820829 gene encoding uncharacterized protein LOC108820829 isoform X6 translates to MDSSKRRKQILEKKKKIHDVIKRASSRLDPLSPFDSFRRYTKNDLSVYLEPGRGDRLSSSLKQHIRKLLKKNMEGFYGSDWPIQAKVKRKEMSSPDARYIFVRELRYGKAYEEGCDQIAGFVHYRFTLEEEIPVLYVYEIQLESRIQGKGLGEFLMQLIELIASKNQMSAVVLTVQTSNALAMTFYMSKLGYRISSISPSKTNLPTFSAKYEILCKTFDSEAKSVLEKNDGEPTKDCVSSM, encoded by the exons ATGGATTCGAGTAAACGGCGAAAG CAGAtattggagaagaagaagaagattcatgACGTCATAAAAAGAGCTTCTTCCAGACTCGATCCTCTTTCTCCCTTTGATTCCTTCCGCCGTTACACAAAAAATG ACTTATCTGTCTACTTGGAACCTGGCCGTGGAGACAGACTTTCCTCGTCCCTGAAACAACACATTCGAAAGCTCTTGAAG AAGAACATGGAAGGATTCTACGGGTCTGATTGGCCAATTCAAGCAAAGGTGAAGCGTAAGGAGATGTCTTCTCCAGACGCACGCTATATATTTGTTCGGGAGCTGCGTTATGGTAAAGCCTATGAGGAAGGGTGTGATCAGATTGCTGGATTCGTGCATTACCGGTTTACGTTAGAGGAAGAGATACCTGTCCTTTATGTGTATGAAATACAGCTGGAGTCTCGGATTCAAGGGAAAGGATTGGGAGAGTTTTTGATGCAGTTGATTGAGCTTATTGCTTCCAAG AATCAGATGAGTGCTGTCGTGCTGACTGTTCAAACATCCAATGCATTGGCAATGACTTTCTACATGAGCAAGCTAGG ATACAGAATATCAAGCATTTCACCATCAAAAACTAATCTTCCG ACTTTCTCGGCCAAGTATGAGATACTTTGCAAAACGTTTGATTCCGAAGCTAAATCTGTGTTGGAG AAGAATGACGGAGAACCAACGAAAGATTGCGTATCAAGCATGTAG
- the LOC108819433 gene encoding general transcription and DNA repair factor IIH subunit TFB4 produces the protein MASVASKLYSDDVSLLVLLLDTNPFFWDTTSTTFSQFLSHVLAFLNAVLGLNQLNQVVVIATGYSSCDYIYDSSLTSNVGSESRGSGMPALFGSLLEKLEDFIGRDEELAKEDEHVDKIAPSLLSGSLSMALCYIQRVFRSGHLHPQPRILCLQGSPDGPEQYVAVMNSIFSAQRLMVPIDSCYIGTQNSAFLQQASYITGGVHHAPKQLDGLFQFLTTIFATDLHTRRFVQLPKPVGVDFRASCFCHKKTIDMGYVCSVCLSIFCEHHKKCSTCGSVFGQSKLDGANASSSVNDRKRKAPDS, from the exons ATGGCGTCCGTTGCTTCAAAGCTGTATTCAG ATGATGTAAGTCTCCTAGTGTTGTTGCTTGATACGAATCCCTTCTTCTGGGACACCACATCCACTACCTTCTCTCAGTTCCTCTCTCAT GTGCTTGCTTTTCTGAACGCGGTTTTGGGGTTGAATCAGTTGAACCAAGTTGTGGTGATAGCTACTGGTTACAGTTCATGCGATTACATTTACGATTCGTCTTTGACATCGAATGTGGGATCTGAGAGCAGGGGAAGTGGAATGCCTGCTCTTTTTGGGTCCTTGCTGGAGAAATTGGAGGACTTTATTGGGAGAGATGAGGAGCTCGCCAAGGAGGATGAGCATGTGGATAAGATAGCTCCTTCTCTCTTGTCAGGATCACTCTCCATGGCTCTCTGCT ATATACAGAGGGTTTTCCGTTCTGGACATCTTCATCCCCAGCCTCGG ATTCTATGCTTGCAAGGTTCCCCAGATGGCCCGGAACA atatgtAGCTGTGATGAACTCTATTTTCTCTGCTCAACGCCTAATG GTTCCCATTGATTCCTGTTACATAGGTACACAGAACTCAGCATTTTTGCAGCAG GCATCTTACATAACCGGCGGAGTACATCATGCACCTAAACAATTGGATGGGCTGTTTCAGTTTCTAACG ACGATCTTTGCAACTGATTTGCATACCCGCCGTTTTGTACAACTTCCTAAACCTGTAGGCGTTGATTTTCGAGCATC GTGTTTTTGCCACAAGAAGACTATAGATATGGGGTACGTATGTTCAGTGTGTCTGTCGATTTTCTGTGAGCATCACAAGAAATGTTCAACGTGCGG GTCTGTTTTTGGTCAGTCTAAACTTGATGGTGCTAATGCTTCATCATCTGTcaatgataggaagagaaaAGCTCCTGATTCCTAA
- the LOC108822949 gene encoding uncharacterized protein LOC108822949, giving the protein MRLKSSPLILTPGASALFSTRELKCFQPLILSRLRVVTREDKQRNGKVWVLRRKRNTVCCVSPSPTTTTVVDDEVAVRRGLAMRRVLEDNGGDGSSVRDFSFFTTKRGDTLFTQSWTRVGSVKNRGVVILLHGLNEHSGRYSDFAKQLNVNGFKVYGIDWIGHGGSDGLHAYVPSLDYAVTDLNSFLEKVIAENPGLPCFCVGHSTGGAIILKAMLDPKIEAQVSGIVLTSPAVGVQPSHPVFWVIAPFLAFLIPRYQLSAAKKKIMPVSRDPEALLAKYSDPLVYTGFIRARTGYEILRLGSHLLGNLNRIKVPFLVLHGTADTVTDPKATQRLYDEASSSDKSIKLFDGLLHDLLFEPERGIIAGVILDWLNRRV; this is encoded by the exons ATGAGATTAAAATCCTCACCGTTGATTCTGACACCTGGAGCCAGCGCTCTCTTCTCCACACGTGAGCTCAAGTGTTTCCAACCGTTGATCCTCTCTCGACTCCGCGTCGTTACCAGAGAGGATAAACAGAGGAATGGGAAAGTCTGGGTCTTGCGGAGGAAGAGGAACACCGTCTGCTGCGTTTCGCCTTCACCGACGACGACGACGGTTGTTGATGATGAAGTGGCGGTTAGACGGGGTTTGGCAATGAGGCGGGTTTTGGAGGATAACGGTGGCGATGGGAGCTCCGTTAGAGATTTCTCCTTCTTCACCACCAAGAGAGGTGACACCCTGTTTACTCAGTCGTGGACACGTGTTGGCTCCGTTAAGAACAG GGGGGTTGTTATTCTACTTCATGGTCTGAACGAGCACAG TGGCAGGTATAGTGATTTTGCAAAGCAGTTAAATGTTAATGGATTCAAGGTCTATGGAATAGACTGGATCG GTCACGGTGGAAGCGATGGGCTTCATGCTTATGTGCCTTCTCTTGATTATGCTGTCACTGATTTG AACTCGTTTCTTGAGAAGGTAATCGCAGAAAACCCGGGACTGCCCTGTTTTTGCGTTGGTCACTCAACAGGAGGAGCCATCATCTTAAAG GCTATGCTAGATCCAAAGATCGAAGCTCAAGTTTCAGGCATTGTGTTAACTTCACCAGCAGTTGGAGTCCAACCATCTCACCCCGTCTTTTGG GTAATTGCACCATTCCTCGCGTTCCTCATCCCAAGGTACCAGTTGAGCGCtgctaaaaagaaaataatgccTGTTTCTCGCGACCCGGAAGCTCTCCTGGCTAAATACTCCGACCCGTTAGTCTACACAGGGTTTATCAGAGCCAGAACCGGTTACGAGATCCTCAGACTTGGCTCTCATCTGCTGGGGAACCTTAACAGAATCAAGGTCCCTTTTCTTGTGCTCCACGGGACGGCTGATACGGTTACTGATCCTAAAGCTACTCAGAGACTGTACGATGAAGCTTCCTCGTCCGACAAGTCGATCAAGCTGTTTGATGGGTTGTTGCATGATCTGCTCTTTGAACCGGAACGAGGAATTATCGCTGGAGTCATATTGGATTGGCTAAACCGGCGGGTTTAA
- the LOC108822970 gene encoding LOW QUALITY PROTEIN: actin-related protein 4 (The sequence of the model RefSeq protein was modified relative to this genomic sequence to represent the inferred CDS: inserted 1 base in 1 codon): MYGGDEVSAIVVDLGSHTCKAGYAGEDAPKAVFPSVVGAVDGVEPMDVDVDSSKKDSNSEDSKSDKEKSKRKLYVGSQALNYRRDHMEILSPIKDGVVSDWDLVDNIWEHAFRSCLMIDPKEHPMLLAEPPLNTXQQREKAAELMFEIYKVPALFMAKNPVLTSFATGRATSLVVDCGGGSTTISPVHEGYVLQKAVISNPIGGEFLTDCLLKSLESKGIKIRPRYSFKRKEVRAGEFQVEDVGLPDTTESYKLFCQRMIVGDIKDSICRVPDTPYDDKSYSNIPTTSYELPDGQTLEIGADRFKIPDVMFNPSIVQTIPGMEKYADMIPSARGLPHMVMESINKCDVDIRRELYSSVLLAGGTSSMQQLKERLEKDLIEESPHSARVKVLASGNTTERRFSVWIGGSILASLGSFQQMWFSKSEYEEHGASYIQRKCP; this comes from the exons ATGTACGGCGGAG ATGAAGTGTCAG CTATAGTGGTTGACTTGGGTTCGCACACTTGCAAGGCTGGCTACGCCGGCGAAGATGCTCCCAAGGCCGTCTTCCCTTCC GTTGTTGGGGCAGTAGATGGAGTTGAGCCAATGGATGTGGATGTTGATTCTTCAAAAAAAGATTCTAATTCCGAGGATTCAAAGTCTGACAAGGAGAAAAGTAAACGCAAGCTCTATGTGGGATCTCAAGCCTTGAATTACCGCCGGGATCATAtggag ATCTTGTCACCGATCAAAGATGGTGTAGTTTCTGATTGGGATTTGGTGGACAATATATGGGAGCATGCTTTCAG GAGTTGTCTGATGATTGATCCTAAGGAGCATCCCATGCTGCTTGCTGAACCTCCTTTAAACA AACAGCAGAGAGAGAA GGCGGCAGAGCTAATGTTTGAAATATACAAAGTTCCAGCGTTGTTCATGGCTAAGAATCCT GTTCTCACGTCTTTTGCTACTGGGCGTGCTACTTCATTGGTTGTTGACTG CGGTGGAGGATCCACAACTATTTCACCGGTGCATGAAGGCTACGTCCTTCAAAAG GCTGTTATATCAAATCCAATTGGAGGGGAATTTCTCACTGACTGCTTACTGAAAAGCTTGGAGAGTAAAGGAATTAAA ATAAGACCTAGATACTCTTTCAAGAGAAAGGAAGTACGAGCAGGGGAATTCCAG GTTGAAGATGTAGGTCTTCCTGACACCACGGAAAGCTACAAGCTCTTCTGCCAG AGGATGATAGTTGGTGATATCAAGGATTCTATTTGCCGGGTTCCTGATACTCCCTATGACG ACAAGTCATATTCAAACATCCCAACTACATCATACGAGCTCCCTGATGGCCA GACACTCGAGATTGGTGCTGATAGGTTCAAAATTCCTGATGTGATGTTCAACCCCTCCATAGTTCAG ACAATTCCTGGAATGGAGAAGTATGCAGACATGATTCCTTCTGCTCGTGGGTTGCCACACATG GTCATGGAGAGCATCAACAAATGTGACGTGGACATCCGAAGAGAGTTGTATAGTAGCGTACTG CTTGCCGGTGGCACATCATCAATGCAGCAGTTGAAAGAACGTCTTGAAAAGGACTTAATCGAA GAGTCTCCTCACTCGGCTCGGGTCAAAGTGTTGGCGAGTGGTAACACAACAGAAAGAAGATTCAG TGTATGGATAGGAGGGAGTATATTAGCATCACTAGGCTCGTTTCAACAGATGTGGTTCTCCAAATCCGA GTACGAGGAGCATGGCGCTTCATACATCCAGAGAAAGTGTCCTTAA